A genomic stretch from Ictalurus punctatus breed USDA103 chromosome 2, Coco_2.0, whole genome shotgun sequence includes:
- the LOC128629185 gene encoding acid-sensing ion channel 2 — MMELKDSCGSEGSHETESAGTGNLSGPFSWHLFAQRSTLHGLRYVFPARRSSALRRVLWSAALLACLGLLALEGAERVAHFLSYPHVASVGAVPATSLVFPAVTVCNLNAYRFTRLTRNDLYHAGELLALLDVHLHVPEPQLAEPHVLDFLAERANFSGFRPKPFSMREFTERVGHDLHEMMLYCRYEGQECSHRDFKTVSLLFLFYFIYIFHGFGEAGKARLSVLEACGWMYSRRLITFRWVGCWTLSGSFKMFH, encoded by the coding sequence ATGATGGAGCTGAAAGACAGCTGTGGCAGCGAGGGTAGCCATGAAACAGAAAGCGCTGGCACAGGCAACCTGTCAGGCCCCTTCTCCTGGCACTTGTTTGCCCAGCGCAGCACGCTACATGGACTGCGTTACGTCTTCCCAGCCCGTCGCTCCTCGGCACTGCGACGTGTACTCTGGAGCGCAGCTCTACTGGCCTGTCTTGGTCTGCTGGCACTGGAGGGTGCGGAGCGCGTAGCCCACTTCCTATCATATCCACATGTGGCTAGTGTGGGCGCTGTGCCTGCAACGAGTCTGGTGTTCCCTGCTGTCACCGTGTGCAACCTGAACGCCTACCGCTTCACACGGCTCACGCGTAATGACCTGTATCATGCAGGAGAATTGCTGGCACTGCTTGACGTGCATCTGCATGTGCCCGAGCCACAGCTGGCCGAGCCCCACGTGCTTGACTTTCTCGCAGAGCGCGCCAATTTCAGTGGCTTCCGGCCCAAACCGTTTAGCATGCGCGAGTTCACTGAGCGCGTCGGCCATGACCTACACGAGATGATGCTTTACTGTCGCTACGAGGGCCAGGAGTGCAGCCACCGGGACTTCAAAACCGTGAGtctcctgtttttattttattttatatatatttttcatggcTTTGGAGAGGCAGGAAAAGCCAGACTGAGTGTTCTTGAGGCCTGTGGTTGGATGTATAGCCGGCGGCTCATCACTTTTAGGTGGGTTGGGTGTTGGACTCTTAGcggatcatttaaaatgtttcattaa